The following proteins are co-located in the uncultured Draconibacterium sp. genome:
- a CDS encoding zinc-dependent alcohol dehydrogenase family protein encodes MKAVYYEEFQGKVEIKEVANPTVSPGSVIVKVAATGICRSDWHGWMGHDPDIVLPHVPGHELAGTISEIGSEIKNFKVGDRVTVPFVSGCGCCPECQTGNHQVCDKQFQPGFTAWGSFAEFVEIKYADINLVHLPDEIDFVTAASLGCRFITSFRAVIDQGKVTAGQWVAVHGCGGVGLSAINIAAGAGASVIAIDIDDSKLDLAKKLGAKIGINAKQVDSVPAEIIKETVRGAHLSIDALGSQETCFNSISCLRKRGKHIQVGLTTADHKHPKIPMDKVVAHEIEILGSHGMQAFRYDAVFEMIKAGKVHPELMLGKTISLEEAPEALVNMNKFENLGVTVITKF; translated from the coding sequence ATGAAAGCTGTTTACTACGAAGAATTTCAGGGAAAAGTAGAAATCAAAGAAGTTGCAAATCCGACGGTTTCACCCGGCAGTGTAATTGTAAAAGTGGCTGCTACCGGAATTTGTCGCAGTGACTGGCATGGCTGGATGGGACACGATCCGGATATTGTTTTGCCCCATGTTCCCGGGCACGAGTTGGCCGGAACCATTTCAGAAATTGGCTCCGAAATTAAAAACTTTAAAGTAGGCGACCGGGTAACTGTGCCTTTTGTAAGTGGTTGTGGTTGTTGTCCCGAGTGCCAAACGGGAAATCATCAGGTTTGCGACAAGCAGTTTCAGCCCGGTTTTACGGCCTGGGGATCGTTTGCCGAGTTCGTTGAAATAAAGTATGCCGATATAAATTTGGTTCATCTGCCCGATGAAATTGACTTTGTAACAGCAGCAAGTCTGGGCTGCCGCTTTATTACTTCGTTTCGTGCGGTTATCGACCAGGGCAAAGTAACTGCCGGACAGTGGGTAGCCGTGCACGGTTGCGGCGGTGTTGGGCTTTCGGCCATCAACATTGCAGCCGGTGCGGGAGCCAGTGTTATTGCAATTGATATTGACGATAGCAAACTTGATCTGGCGAAAAAACTGGGAGCTAAAATCGGCATTAATGCAAAGCAGGTTGATTCGGTTCCGGCAGAAATTATTAAAGAAACGGTTCGTGGCGCGCATCTTTCCATTGATGCACTGGGAAGCCAGGAAACCTGTTTTAACTCCATTTCGTGTTTGCGAAAACGGGGTAAACACATACAAGTTGGATTAACAACTGCCGACCACAAACATCCGAAAATACCCATGGACAAAGTGGTGGCACACGAAATTGAAATTTTGGGAAGTCACGGTATGCAGGCGTTTCGTTACGATGCTGTGTTTGAAATGATAAAAGCTGGGAAAGTACATCCTGAATTGATGCTGGGAAAAACCATTTCGTTGGAAGAAGCACCTGAGGCTCTTGTAAATATGAATAAGTTTGAAAATTTGGGAGTAACTGTTATAACTAAATTCTAA
- a CDS encoding amidohydrolase: MKNLKITIIQPDIIWENPKKNLEKYSKWLENVGDSDVIIFPEMFTTGFSMEPEKLKEPMDGISVNWMKKLAAEKNVALVGSLIIKENGKIYNRALWVFPDGTIEKYDKRHLYTMGQEHLHYSPGKEKTIVEYKGWKFCPQICYDLRFPAFARNLEDYDVVFYMANWPSPRHHVWKNLLISRAIENQAYCFGINRTGTDGTGLKYRGDSACISPKGIAEFMGESETTKTFEISWTELHNFRKRFPLLNDRDSFHIL, translated from the coding sequence ATGAAAAACCTTAAAATAACCATCATACAACCCGATATAATCTGGGAAAACCCAAAGAAGAACCTGGAGAAATATTCAAAATGGCTTGAAAACGTTGGGGATTCAGATGTAATTATTTTTCCCGAAATGTTTACCACCGGTTTTTCGATGGAGCCTGAAAAGTTAAAAGAACCGATGGACGGAATTTCTGTTAACTGGATGAAAAAACTGGCTGCTGAGAAAAATGTTGCTTTGGTTGGCAGCCTGATAATTAAGGAGAATGGTAAAATTTATAACCGGGCACTTTGGGTATTTCCCGATGGAACGATTGAGAAATACGACAAACGCCATTTGTACACCATGGGGCAGGAGCACCTTCATTATTCGCCCGGAAAAGAAAAAACGATTGTGGAATACAAAGGCTGGAAATTCTGTCCGCAAATCTGTTACGATCTTCGTTTTCCGGCTTTTGCACGAAACCTGGAGGACTACGATGTCGTTTTTTATATGGCCAACTGGCCCTCGCCACGCCATCATGTCTGGAAAAATCTTCTGATTTCGCGTGCCATTGAAAATCAGGCTTATTGTTTTGGAATAAATCGTACCGGAACCGATGGAACCGGATTAAAATATCGGGGCGATTCTGCCTGCATTTCGCCAAAAGGAATAGCTGAATTTATGGGCGAATCAGAAACTACAAAGACCTTTGAAATATCGTGGACAGAACTTCATAATTTTAGAAAACGTTTCCCGCTGCTGAACGATCGTGATTCATTCCATATTTTGTAA
- a CDS encoding TonB family protein, translating to METKKSRKADLESKRSTFFLIGIVVALGISLVAFEWTTKPIRAESLGMIQSLAVEEEIIPITREKEIKPPPPPPPPKVIEVLNIVDDDIEIEDELVIEDTEADDETIIDVQPVIEAAEEEEEDMNQIFLIVEEPAEFPGGTRALYNFISNAVRYPVIAQENGIQGRVYVKFVVNEEGKVSDGEITRGVDASLDKEALRVINSLPKFKPGKQRGKPVKVYYNAQIIFQLQ from the coding sequence ATGGAAACAAAAAAATCGAGAAAAGCAGATTTAGAAAGTAAAAGAAGCACGTTCTTTTTAATTGGAATTGTTGTGGCATTGGGAATTTCGTTGGTAGCTTTTGAATGGACTACTAAACCCATTAGAGCAGAATCGTTGGGAATGATTCAATCGCTGGCTGTTGAGGAAGAGATTATCCCAATTACGAGGGAGAAGGAAATAAAACCTCCGCCACCGCCTCCGCCACCAAAAGTTATTGAAGTGTTAAACATTGTGGATGATGACATTGAGATTGAAGACGAGTTGGTAATAGAAGACACTGAAGCCGATGATGAAACCATAATCGATGTTCAGCCCGTAATTGAAGCGGCCGAAGAGGAAGAAGAAGATATGAATCAGATTTTTCTGATTGTGGAGGAGCCGGCAGAATTTCCTGGAGGAACGCGTGCTTTGTACAATTTCATTAGTAATGCGGTTCGTTATCCGGTAATTGCGCAGGAGAACGGAATTCAAGGTAGAGTGTATGTAAAGTTTGTAGTTAACGAGGAGGGAAAAGTAAGCGACGGAGAGATTACGCGTGGTGTGGATGCATCGCTCGACAAAGAAGCACTTCGGGTAATTAACAGTTTGCCAAAATTCAAACCCGGGAAACAAAGAGGAAAACCCGTAAAAGTGTATTACAACGCGCAAATTATATTTCAGTTGCAATAA
- a CDS encoding TonB family protein, whose product MKILKLVVPVVFLFLGMVFTANSQEKSNNKDDVFVIVDEMPEYPGGDEALRKDIANSVKYPEDAVKKGVQGKVYVTFVVDENGKVSDTKIARGVDPSLDKEAMRVMNELKTWTPGKQKGEPVKVSYTVPINFALNSGDSKEKSHSKVNEKGDVVFFIVEDMPEFPGGDEALRQFIATNVKYPEDAKKNGIAGKVYISFVVDENGKVADTKVARGVDPSLDKEALRVVNLSPTWKPGKQRGEAVKVQYTVPISFALN is encoded by the coding sequence ATGAAAATTTTAAAATTAGTAGTTCCAGTAGTGTTTTTATTCCTTGGCATGGTATTTACTGCAAACAGCCAGGAAAAATCGAATAACAAAGACGATGTTTTTGTTATTGTAGATGAAATGCCTGAGTATCCGGGTGGTGATGAAGCTCTGCGTAAAGACATTGCCAATAGTGTGAAATATCCTGAAGATGCTGTTAAAAAAGGTGTTCAGGGAAAAGTGTATGTTACTTTTGTAGTTGATGAAAATGGTAAAGTTTCGGACACAAAAATAGCACGCGGTGTTGATCCGTCTTTGGACAAAGAAGCCATGAGGGTAATGAACGAATTAAAAACATGGACACCCGGGAAACAAAAGGGAGAACCTGTAAAGGTTTCGTACACAGTGCCAATAAATTTTGCGCTTAATTCGGGCGACTCAAAAGAAAAAAGTCATTCCAAAGTGAATGAAAAAGGTGATGTTGTGTTTTTTATTGTTGAAGACATGCCTGAGTTTCCTGGAGGTGACGAAGCACTCAGACAATTTATTGCCACTAACGTGAAATACCCGGAGGATGCAAAAAAGAATGGAATTGCGGGTAAAGTTTACATTAGTTTTGTTGTGGATGAAAACGGTAAAGTTGCCGATACCAAAGTTGCGCGTGGAGTAGACCCATCGCTCGATAAAGAAGCGCTTCGTGTTGTAAATTTATCGCCAACATGGAAGCCTGGGAAACAGAGAGGCGAAGCAGTAAAAGTTCAATATACTGTACCGATCAGTTTTGCTTTAAATTAA
- a CDS encoding BlaI/MecI/CopY family transcriptional regulator has protein sequence MKELTKAEDQVMQLLWKQEKAFVKDIIEQMPVPKPAYNTVSTIIRILEKKGFVGHNAYGKTHEYFPLITRKEYTRSFMKNFMRNYFSGSFQEMVSFFAKEDNMSLSDLDELMEDVKRDIQNENPDSDEQLG, from the coding sequence ATGAAGGAACTAACAAAGGCTGAAGATCAGGTAATGCAGTTGTTGTGGAAACAGGAGAAAGCATTTGTAAAAGATATAATCGAACAAATGCCGGTGCCGAAACCTGCATATAACACGGTTTCTACAATCATTCGTATTTTAGAGAAGAAAGGATTTGTTGGACACAATGCCTACGGAAAAACGCACGAATACTTTCCGTTGATAACACGTAAAGAGTACACTCGGTCGTTTATGAAAAATTTTATGCGAAATTATTTTAGTGGCTCTTTTCAGGAAATGGTTTCGTTTTTTGCCAAAGAAGACAACATGAGCTTATCTGATTTGGATGAGTTGATGGAGGATGTGAAACGCGATATACAAAACGAAAATCCGGACAGCGATGAACAACTTGGTTAA
- a CDS encoding M56 family metallopeptidase, with the protein MNNLVNFILESGISLSLLALIYILFLRKETFFRLNRIFLLISVSFSILLPFLKFRIYEPKSIMLAEVTVTPYQNLMEAVTIYGQDLSGTLVQTISSSHLIIFIYLAGLVFFLARLIFRLIQISLLIHGNPVQQVGGVKFVSVNKEFSPFSFLGWIFINPEKQQDRGYEKIVAHEMEHIKQGHSFDVLILEFMTIIQWFNPFMWLLKRVIRENHEFLADQAVLGSGISAAQYKQLLLSQAVGFQIEMANNFNTSLVKNRIKMISKIRSSKIANFKYVFGILSVLALLIVFACEQKESVEVQTPLIPENSKLELTLQDDKIRLDGADSDIQKIEEMLNSGKLVLTKDSLGNSFISVVKEVKPKVLDSEEQVFFIVEDMPEYPGGDLALRKFIANSIRYPEAAVENGIQGKVYVTFVVTENGDIANAKIARGVDPVLDKEALRVVNMQPKWKPGYQRGKAVNVSYTVPINFVLQ; encoded by the coding sequence ATGAACAACTTGGTTAATTTTATTCTCGAATCAGGAATTAGTCTTTCGTTGCTTGCGCTTATTTACATCTTGTTTTTGCGCAAAGAAACCTTCTTTCGGCTCAACCGAATATTTTTATTGATTTCAGTTAGTTTTTCCATTTTACTTCCCTTTTTAAAATTTAGAATATACGAACCTAAATCCATTATGTTGGCCGAGGTAACTGTAACTCCGTACCAAAATTTAATGGAAGCAGTTACAATTTATGGTCAAGACTTGTCGGGAACACTTGTACAAACAATTAGTTCCAGCCATTTAATCATATTTATTTATCTGGCCGGCTTGGTCTTTTTTCTCGCTCGATTGATTTTTCGCCTGATACAAATTTCGTTGTTAATTCACGGAAATCCGGTTCAGCAGGTTGGAGGAGTAAAGTTTGTATCGGTAAATAAAGAGTTTAGTCCGTTTTCGTTTCTGGGCTGGATATTTATAAATCCTGAAAAACAGCAGGACCGGGGTTATGAAAAAATTGTGGCTCACGAAATGGAACACATCAAACAGGGACATTCGTTTGATGTTTTAATTCTTGAATTTATGACCATTATACAATGGTTTAATCCTTTTATGTGGTTACTAAAACGGGTTATTCGCGAAAACCACGAGTTCCTGGCTGATCAGGCAGTTCTTGGATCAGGAATTAGCGCTGCTCAGTACAAACAACTCCTGTTAAGTCAGGCAGTTGGTTTCCAAATTGAGATGGCAAATAATTTTAATACATCGCTGGTGAAAAACAGAATAAAAATGATCTCAAAAATACGATCTTCAAAAATTGCCAATTTTAAATACGTATTTGGAATTCTGTCGGTACTTGCTTTACTAATTGTTTTTGCCTGCGAGCAAAAAGAATCGGTTGAGGTTCAAACGCCGCTAATTCCTGAAAATTCAAAACTGGAGCTCACTCTGCAAGATGATAAAATCCGTCTGGATGGCGCTGACTCTGATATTCAAAAAATAGAGGAAATGTTAAACTCAGGGAAATTGGTTTTAACAAAAGATAGTTTGGGAAATTCATTTATTTCGGTGGTAAAAGAAGTGAAACCTAAAGTGCTCGATTCGGAAGAACAGGTATTTTTTATTGTTGAAGATATGCCGGAGTATCCGGGTGGTGATTTGGCTTTGCGTAAGTTCATAGCCAACTCGATACGCTATCCTGAAGCTGCCGTTGAAAATGGCATTCAAGGCAAAGTTTATGTAACATTTGTGGTTACCGAAAATGGCGATATTGCCAATGCTAAAATTGCGCGAGGTGTTGATCCTGTGCTTGACAAAGAGGCTCTTCGCGTCGTAAATATGCAACCCAAATGGAAACCGGGTTATCAGCGTGGAAAAGCAGTAAATGTAAGTTACACTGTGCCAATTAATTTTGTATTACAGTAA
- a CDS encoding tetratricopeptide repeat protein, producing MQIKKQLFFLVVFVYPFIGFSQKNIDLLILNKKYDQALTEIEKQIETHPKAGLYLKQGMIYQNLQDYQQALQAFTTGLQFAPDNIELLSQAAESFSILGNNIDAINFYTRASDLAPENLSMAAKLGRVYINLKNYKAAYEVFSSIYELDSTNVYWNKQLAYAAFRTFKREQASYLYEKVLEANPRDHSSYSNLIHTYNWKKEGGKILETVDKGLAQFPNDPELLYERAMYMYKTKQYGLAMENFDNFLKFEKDPAYETMMNIAISTYFADYVEKALERFNKLMQLNPNDPLVMYYQSLCYKKMNDFEKSEELMQWAIDASTPNYVAEMYHHLGQIYGQQRKFSESVIALEKAHELNPKKKEVLFEIATTYEEFNSNKTLALNYYRVYLEEVGDGGKNRIYALDRIEKLKEDLFFEE from the coding sequence ATGCAAATCAAAAAACAACTGTTTTTTTTAGTCGTATTTGTTTATCCTTTTATCGGATTTTCGCAAAAAAATATCGATCTGCTAATTTTAAATAAGAAATACGATCAGGCTTTAACCGAAATTGAAAAACAAATTGAAACACATCCTAAAGCTGGTTTGTATTTGAAACAGGGAATGATTTACCAAAATCTTCAGGATTATCAACAAGCTTTGCAAGCATTTACAACCGGCTTACAATTCGCTCCCGATAATATTGAATTATTATCGCAGGCTGCCGAAAGCTTCTCTATTCTTGGAAATAACATTGATGCCATTAATTTTTATACACGAGCCTCGGATCTGGCTCCTGAAAATTTAAGTATGGCTGCAAAACTTGGTCGCGTGTACATCAACTTAAAAAATTACAAAGCTGCATACGAAGTATTTTCATCCATTTATGAACTAGACTCTACAAATGTTTACTGGAACAAACAATTGGCCTACGCTGCATTCAGAACATTTAAACGCGAGCAGGCCAGCTACTTATACGAGAAAGTGCTGGAAGCTAATCCGCGGGATCATAGTTCGTATTCCAACCTGATTCATACCTACAATTGGAAAAAGGAGGGTGGCAAAATATTGGAAACAGTGGATAAAGGATTGGCTCAATTCCCGAATGACCCTGAGTTGTTATACGAGCGTGCCATGTATATGTATAAAACAAAACAATATGGTTTGGCGATGGAAAACTTTGATAACTTCCTGAAGTTTGAAAAGGATCCGGCTTATGAAACCATGATGAATATTGCCATTAGTACCTATTTTGCTGATTACGTGGAAAAGGCATTGGAACGTTTTAATAAATTAATGCAGCTTAATCCGAATGATCCCCTGGTAATGTATTACCAGAGTTTATGTTATAAAAAAATGAATGATTTTGAAAAATCGGAAGAGTTAATGCAATGGGCTATAGATGCTTCCACTCCAAATTATGTTGCCGAAATGTATCATCATTTGGGGCAAATATACGGGCAACAACGCAAGTTTAGTGAATCGGTTATTGCTTTGGAAAAAGCACATGAACTAAACCCTAAAAAAAAGGAAGTATTGTTTGAAATTGCAACTACTTACGAAGAGTTTAATTCGAATAAAACCCTGGCTTTAAATTATTATCGGGTTTACCTTGAAGAAGTTGGCGATGGTGGAAAAAACAGAATATATGCACTCGATCGTATTGAAAAGCTAAAGGAGGATTTGTTTTTTGAAGAATAA
- a CDS encoding phosphatase PAP2 family protein, protein MKRLLTENKYFLIPYGLLILLSSILLFIYSKAELHILLNTWNSRFADLFFKIITNLGDGLFYLVLLAILLFVNYRLSVIFALGSIFTNIVVQLFKWFLFTNIYRPSKYFELYETYKLHLVDGVRLYSLHSFPSGHTATAFNIFFMLALISKNNVVKCICLCIALLTAYSRVYLSQHFLIDTVVGSLIGILGILTSWLLFYKSKKSWMDKSLLTKRVVRGNN, encoded by the coding sequence ATGAAACGACTTTTAACCGAAAATAAATACTTTCTAATTCCGTACGGCTTACTGATTTTACTAAGTAGTATTTTGCTATTTATTTACTCAAAAGCCGAGTTGCATATTCTGTTAAATACATGGAATTCTCGGTTTGCTGATCTCTTTTTTAAGATAATAACTAACCTCGGTGATGGATTATTCTACCTTGTTTTACTGGCTATTTTACTCTTTGTGAATTACAGGTTAAGTGTGATTTTTGCATTAGGAAGTATCTTCACAAACATTGTGGTTCAGTTATTTAAGTGGTTTTTATTTACAAATATTTACAGGCCATCGAAGTATTTCGAACTTTATGAAACTTACAAACTTCATTTGGTTGATGGGGTAAGGTTGTATTCGCTGCATAGTTTTCCGTCGGGACATACTGCAACTGCCTTTAATATCTTTTTTATGCTGGCGTTAATTAGCAAAAACAATGTAGTGAAATGTATTTGTTTGTGTATTGCTTTGCTCACTGCATATTCGAGGGTGTACTTGTCGCAGCATTTTTTAATTGATACTGTTGTGGGATCGTTGATTGGAATACTTGGTATTTTAACAAGCTGGTTGCTTTTTTACAAATCAAAAAAGTCGTGGATGGATAAATCTTTGCTTACAAAAAGAGTAGTTAGAGGTAATAATTAG
- a CDS encoding glycosyltransferase family 39 protein, translated as MNIKPLNSRYLPILLFLFALLVYVSYSWGVSIYILDEAKNATCAREMFESNDFFVPTFNYVLRTDKPPLHYFFMMLSYAIFGVNPFAARFFSAVFGALTILITYLFTKKFLDKRAALFTTLVLLASIHLSLQFHLAVPDPYLIFFFTATLFLFYSALKTNKLSHIVLMYAAIGLGTLSKGPVAILLPGLIFLLYLIFSKQFKWKIIASLKPFLGVLIVLAIAVPWYLVNGLHTNWEWTRGFFLKHNVNRFSGAMEGHGGIFLITFLYVFAGLFPFALFFPQVFKEAYKNKSNNFILFNLIAGLTVVVFFSVSQTKLINYTVPSYPFIAVLTGYYFAFKLQTFRQIRTNYFFLLFLGILIPIGGFIGLKYDPSLAPVNTQALWFAVLPLGLICAYFFRKEIVKFILLIGATTLLTACVFFAIVFPVFDQQNPVVQSLPLLKGKEVVYFEKFNPSYSFYLKKKIEKIEANQINDFFNSNPEGVIISTKKRYEKAELAGDYTILYSGKDLFESPTSILIGAK; from the coding sequence ATGAATATAAAGCCACTGAACAGTAGGTATTTACCCATTTTATTATTTCTATTTGCATTGTTGGTGTATGTTTCTTACAGCTGGGGAGTAAGTATTTATATCCTCGACGAAGCAAAAAATGCGACCTGCGCACGCGAAATGTTTGAATCGAACGATTTTTTTGTGCCAACTTTTAATTATGTACTTCGCACTGATAAACCACCTTTGCATTATTTTTTTATGATGCTATCGTATGCAATTTTTGGTGTAAATCCTTTTGCTGCCCGCTTTTTTTCGGCAGTGTTTGGGGCCTTAACAATTCTGATTACTTACTTATTTACCAAAAAATTTCTGGATAAAAGAGCAGCTTTATTTACCACTTTGGTTTTATTGGCGTCTATTCATTTGTCGCTACAATTTCATTTGGCAGTTCCCGATCCCTATCTAATTTTCTTTTTTACGGCAACACTGTTTTTGTTTTATTCGGCCTTAAAAACCAATAAGTTAAGTCATATAGTGTTGATGTATGCAGCAATCGGATTGGGAACACTTTCAAAGGGACCGGTTGCTATTTTGCTGCCGGGTCTTATTTTTTTATTGTACCTGATTTTTTCGAAGCAGTTTAAATGGAAAATAATAGCAAGCTTAAAACCTTTTTTAGGCGTGCTTATTGTTTTAGCAATAGCTGTGCCCTGGTACCTGGTTAATGGTTTACACACCAATTGGGAGTGGACACGTGGATTTTTTCTGAAACACAATGTCAACCGCTTTTCAGGAGCGATGGAAGGACATGGAGGTATATTCCTGATTACCTTTTTATACGTATTTGCAGGCTTATTTCCTTTTGCGCTTTTTTTTCCTCAGGTTTTTAAAGAAGCCTATAAAAACAAGTCAAATAATTTTATTCTTTTTAATCTGATTGCCGGATTAACAGTAGTTGTATTTTTTTCTGTGTCGCAAACAAAACTAATTAACTACACGGTGCCGTCGTACCCATTTATCGCTGTTTTAACCGGATATTATTTTGCATTCAAACTGCAAACATTTCGGCAAATCAGAACAAATTATTTCTTTCTGCTTTTTCTTGGAATTTTGATTCCGATTGGCGGTTTTATTGGACTGAAATACGATCCTTCGCTTGCTCCGGTGAATACACAGGCTCTGTGGTTTGCCGTGCTGCCTTTGGGATTAATTTGTGCTTATTTTTTCAGAAAAGAAATTGTGAAATTTATACTGCTTATTGGAGCAACTACACTTCTAACTGCTTGTGTGTTTTTCGCAATCGTTTTTCCGGTTTTCGATCAACAAAATCCGGTGGTTCAAAGCCTTCCACTTTTGAAAGGAAAAGAAGTTGTTTATTTTGAAAAATTTAATCCGTCCTATTCCTTTTATTTGAAGAAGAAAATCGAAAAAATAGAAGCAAATCAAATCAATGACTTTTTCAATTCGAATCCTGAAGGTGTTATCATTTCTACAAAAAAGAGATATGAAAAAGCTGAACTTGCCGGCGATTACACCATTTTATATTCGGGCAAAGACTTGTTTGAATCACCAACAAGCATTTTAATTGGTGCGAAATAA
- a CDS encoding LuxR C-terminal-related transcriptional regulator, with product MHITTLVTTDMWIESISYIIAFVVSAGMTVVGIMIAYQNYQRYKMPVLSTLLYQQIFLFSFYIYGIWGNTALRLIISDLNFNPDLSAKLAVFIPIIGIPFLVVSWFMLLKFAFNLNAYKFTKVFIWGYFPTLVVLIFVLALLIHKQILQIPEDPDLFVVRIIVALNLVIHLFFIYPFVYPKQSATLDKETGFTRKWAALYLFIVVAQSAIMSVFNIYGFVSTSLAIILLFGSSVFIPVKILLNSQLQESSKNINFDAFCTLYEISKREAEIILEICSGKSNKAIAEKLFITLQTVKDHNHRIFTKTGVKSRVQLSNLVNEKTGNTN from the coding sequence TTGCACATCACTACTTTAGTTACAACTGATATGTGGATTGAAAGTATTTCGTATATAATTGCATTTGTGGTTTCGGCAGGAATGACCGTGGTTGGAATAATGATAGCCTACCAAAACTATCAGCGTTATAAAATGCCGGTCTTGTCCACACTGCTTTACCAGCAAATCTTTTTATTCTCGTTTTACATTTATGGAATTTGGGGAAACACTGCTTTACGATTAATAATTAGTGATTTGAATTTTAATCCGGATTTATCAGCCAAACTGGCCGTTTTTATTCCCATAATTGGTATTCCATTTTTGGTTGTGAGTTGGTTTATGTTATTAAAATTTGCCTTCAATTTAAATGCTTATAAATTCACCAAAGTTTTCATTTGGGGATACTTTCCAACTTTAGTAGTGCTGATTTTTGTGTTGGCATTGTTAATACATAAACAAATTTTACAAATTCCTGAAGATCCTGATTTATTTGTTGTGCGAATAATTGTGGCGCTCAACCTGGTAATTCATTTATTTTTTATTTATCCGTTTGTTTATCCCAAACAAAGTGCAACTTTAGATAAAGAAACAGGCTTTACCAGAAAATGGGCCGCATTGTATTTGTTCATCGTTGTTGCCCAATCGGCCATTATGAGTGTTTTTAACATCTACGGTTTTGTTTCTACAAGCCTGGCAATTATATTGTTATTTGGCTCAAGTGTTTTTATTCCTGTTAAAATATTATTGAATTCGCAGTTGCAGGAGAGTTCGAAAAATATAAATTTCGATGCCTTTTGTACGCTTTATGAAATCTCGAAACGTGAAGCAGAAATTATACTGGAGATATGTAGTGGCAAATCGAACAAGGCCATAGCAGAAAAACTTTTTATCACCTTACAAACTGTAAAAGACCACAACCACCGCATTTTTACAAAAACCGGAGTAAAAAGCCGCGTACAACTTTCAAATCTGGTAAACGAAAAAACCGGAAATACGAATTGA